In Alkalibaculum bacchi, the genomic stretch CGTATTTAGGAAATTACGATATAATAAGATAATATTTAATCAGGAGATGAGGATCGTGGAAATTACAGTAACAAGGACAAATTCACCAAAAGTAAAACCTGATGAGAGTAGTTTGGTTTTTGGTCATGAATTTACAGACCATATGTTTGTTATGGATTATAAAGAAGGGCAAGGTTGGTATGACCCTCGCATTGTGCCCTACGGACCCTTGACTTTAGATCCATCAACCATGGTATTCCATTACGGACAAGAGACATTTGAAGGGTTAAAAGCATACAAAGCAGAAGATGGTACCATTCAACTATTTAGACCAAAAGATAATATAAGGAGAATGAATCAGTCTAATGATAGACTTTGTATTCCTGCTATAGATGAAGATCTTTTCTTAGAAGCAATAAAGGCAGTAGTAAAAATAGACGAAGATTGGATTCCAACAAGTCCAGGAACTTCATTATACATTAGACCATTTGTTATCGCTACAGATCCGTTTATCGGTGTAAAACCATCATCAACATATATGTTGATGATTATCTTAAGCCCTGTAGGCTCTTACTATAAAGAAGGATTAAATCCTACAAAAATCTATGTAGAAGACGAATACGTAAGAGCAGTACCAGGTGGCACTGGATATGCTAAAACTGGTGCAAATTATGCAGCTAGCCTTAAAGCACAAGTAGAAGCTCATAAAAAAGGTTACTCCCAAGTATTGTGGTTAGATGGTATCGAGAGAAAATATATTGAGGAAGTTGGAACAAGTAACGCTTTCTTTAAAGTAGACGGCAAAGTCCATACAGCTCCATTACAGGGAAGCATATTAGGCGGAATCACTAGAGATACCTCAATAGAGTTATTAAAGAGCTGGGGAATAGAAGTAATAGAAGAGCCATTTACCATTGATGATGTTATGAGATGGCATCAAGAAGGAAAGCTTGAAGAAGCATTTGCGACAGGAACAGCAGCTGTCATTTCTCCAATCGGCATACTAGGTTGGAAAGGTAATGATATACAAATTAACAATCAAGAAATCGGAAAAATATCTCAAAAACTATACGATACAATCACTGAAATCCAAAACGGAAAAGAAAAAGATACATTTGATTGGATTGTTAGAGTATAGAGTTAAAAACGTAAAGTGTAAAAAATTATCTTAAGGGCTCCAATGGAGTCCTTTTTTGTGTTATAAAAAACTCCTACTTTTGACATCAGATTTTGATCCAAAAGGAATACCCTAATACTAGGGACTAATGACTAGCGACTAAAGTGCCACAGGCACTTTCTTGTCGTCATCCTGAGCGAAGCGAAGGATCTTAACCCCCAAAGACCGACCCAAGAAATGCCTTTGCTTACCACCTGGGAGTAATACCGGATTTGTCTTGCCCGAAGGGTAAGACAAATCCATTGGTATTACCCCCTGTCAAGGTTGGCGAGGATTATAGCGACTAGAAGGAGCTACAAGTCCGTAACCTACGACGTACCACCTTAATGTTAATCACCTTACAAAAACTGTCACACTTCTCATACACTCTTGCATATAATAATTATATTTTAAACACTATGGAGGTGTATAGGATTATGACAAAATACTATATTATAATGACAGGTGAAGCCGATAAAAAATGGGGACTCTTAGATAGCAGTTCAAATGAAGTGATAAAAACGTTTGATAATAAAGAGAAGGCAATACAGTACGTAAATCAATTATGTAGTTCAGAAAATGCATGCTCTATAGTAATAAACGATCAGACAACTCATCAATATTACTCTGAAGATTCAGATTCGATGACAAATACATAGTATTAGCGGAAAGCTGAATGCGGAAAGTGGAAGACTCGCCTATAGGCGAGATGGAGAAAAGCAAGATCCTTCGGCTAAAGCCTTCAGGATGACAACAGTAGTAGCTAGAGTCAACATGTGCCCCAACATAAAGAAAGACCCTAGAACCATTCCAAACAATCATTCTAAATTATTAATTCTTAATTGTGTGCGAAGCACGCTTAGGTCATCCTGAAGTGAAGCGAAGGATCCTTGCAAACTAATTATAAGAGCATAAACTATATAATGAACTATTATTAGAATAAAATGCAAAACCTTCAATGAACACTGAACATTGAACAGTATAAATATGCGACGATTTACTTAGCTTTTTATTGTTAACTGTTCATTGTTCTATGTTCACCGTTCATTGCGACGTAAGTCGCATATTTGCTGACCACCTGACCACCTGCATTTATCCATGAATAAAAAGTATATAACCAGGTCAATAATACTACCAAAGAATTTTTGGAGGGTTTATGATTGGATAAAGTAGAAAAAAACAAAAAGACGATAATCGATAAAAAAATGATTAATCAATATGTACAGATCATTAAAATAAAGATCCAAGCATTTAAACACAAAAGGCAAGCAGAAAAAGAAAGAATAAAAACAAAAAATCAAAATGAACACTTCGTCAGCTTGATTGAAAAGACTAAACTTGAATTAGAACAGTCAAAAAACTTTTTCGCTAATGTAACCGACCCAGACTTAGTAGACTATGCCGCACATAAGATTCTCGCCAATCAATATTTTTATAATTATCTATT encodes the following:
- a CDS encoding branched-chain amino acid aminotransferase; this translates as MRIVEITVTRTNSPKVKPDESSLVFGHEFTDHMFVMDYKEGQGWYDPRIVPYGPLTLDPSTMVFHYGQETFEGLKAYKAEDGTIQLFRPKDNIRRMNQSNDRLCIPAIDEDLFLEAIKAVVKIDEDWIPTSPGTSLYIRPFVIATDPFIGVKPSSTYMLMIILSPVGSYYKEGLNPTKIYVEDEYVRAVPGGTGYAKTGANYAASLKAQVEAHKKGYSQVLWLDGIERKYIEEVGTSNAFFKVDGKVHTAPLQGSILGGITRDTSIELLKSWGIEVIEEPFTIDDVMRWHQEGKLEEAFATGTAAVISPIGILGWKGNDIQINNQEIGKISQKLYDTITEIQNGKEKDTFDWIVRV
- a CDS encoding DUF2508 family protein, with protein sequence MDKVEKNKKTIIDKKMINQYVQIIKIKIQAFKHKRQAEKERIKTKNQNEHFVSLIEKTKLELEQSKNFFANVTDPDLVDYAAHKILANQYFYNYLLKKAKKENIKAEL